TCAGTGTGCCCCAGTCTTCTGGAAAAACTTCATAAATTTTTTCTGAAAGTTGGTGCTAACAGTCCTTGGTGGAGTATCTGCTCATGGCAAATGGGACTTTCTCATTGAACCattttttcacagtgttcaaTTTATTGAAGAAAATCTGTCACTGGGATTTTTTTGAAATTTAGTACAAACAGCTCTTACTTCAATGATACTTGGACTTTTTGACTGAAACACCGTTGGCCTCCCAGAAAGTGTAAACAATTTCATGCAAATCCATAGAAATGACTTGCTTTTGTCACTTTCCCCATATTTGGTCAAAATTACTCTTTCTTTATCCGAAAGCCTTCTTTTGACCATCTCTTTCTTATCTACTTCACATCCATGTAGATTTTAAAGATGTGGCTCCTCAGTTATAAGGACAAACAAATGTTTTCCCCTGCATCTTTTTTCAGTGATGGAGGTTAGATGGACAACATGTTCTTAGTTCACGCCGTTTTTCAGAGTTCGGTGTCTTTTTGAAGAATACGGcgacactcagctgtaaatggtgaTCAGATCCACTGATTAGTTGGTTAGTGGGAGCCAAAAAAAGTAATTACACACAGACACTGTGAGCGCTGTGTGGAGTGGAGGTAGAGTTTCTGACCTGTTATCATATTCCTCAGGGATATGTCCTAAATCTTACTCTGTTCAGTGCTTTAAAACACACCAGGTCACAGAGTCCACTAAGCTGGATTCTTTTGTCAgtgaggaaaggttcactgaTTGTGATTTTATGGACAATGCTGTAATCTGTGTTGCGTAAACtttgccctgattgcagcacttgagaatctGTGCAAGAAATTGCCACGTTGTGGTTCAATGACCATCTGTAACCCCAAATGAGAAAAAGGCTGGAAGTATTGGAAATGCAAATATGAAAACCCTGTGCAGTGaggctgacatttactttgactttgatttcattgCAGACGGTGTAAACTCAAGATAGTTCAGGTCTATTCTGGCCaacgtttttttcttttgttgctaTACATCTTGTATTTAAAGCCTGCAACgcatcaaaacacacaacaaaacaaaacaaaaaaccccaaaacaaacaaacaaaaaaacaagggagGCACTGAAGCACTTCTCAGTTTGTAATTTTGTGATTCTGCCTCACATTTTGGCAGTGACGAATCAAgtgatgaagcatttcaggtgttattttgtcccattcttcctgcaaatgcCTTAAGTACGGTGTCATCattattgcatttttcctttcaaaattctccacacattctctattgcAGGTAGGAccctacaggcaggccagtcccgtAGCCACAAATCTCTGCAGCCatccctttgtaatgtgtgcagaatgtggttttgcattgtcttactGGAAAATACCTGGaggtccctggaaaagatgttgccttgaaggcagcatatattggtctaaaatctcaaaagtctgcattaatgctgccatcacagaagtgtaaattccttttgccaagggcactgacacaacctgATATCAgtgcagaccctggcttttgcacTTGTTTTTGCATagtccttttcatctttggtccaGAGGACACAGCGTCCCTTTCTTCTAAAAAATATtgtaatgctgttttttttatttgtttattttattttattttatttttttattttttggccataATACACACTTCTACTGTTTGATGGTCCAACCGCAATGCCATGCCCCCAAGCCCAGAGACATTGGTGCTGCTTGTGGACAAGGTTAACACAAGGCTTCATTTTTACACAGTAAAAAGTGGCATTTGTACATGTAACTCCATGTTGTAGTGTAGTGTTTGACAAaggttcccaaagtaatcccttgcccatgtggttatatcagctattgatgaatgacaaatCTTAATGCAATGCCATCTGAGGGATTAGCGAGCATTAGTGTTCatcttagactttttttttttttgccaaatctgGATTACAGTCACCAGAAATATCAGGGGCagcatggtagctcagtggtttgCACTCTTCTGTCACAGCAAGAAGTTCTGGGCTTCGATTCCACCCTTtcccagttcctttctgtgtggagtttgcatgatcttccagtgtctgcatgggtttccctcccacaatcaaaaacataggGCCTGCTCCTTTGTCTGTCCCAgatcaaggcagcatctctacatattTGCAGTTGCAAACTGAGCTATCAGCAGTGTATGTGGCATATATGACCAACCTgtggacattcatgtctctgggagcTCAGCCAATAACTTGGAAAGGCATCCAAGAAGATCTAATGGAGTAATGACGGTTGGTGGACAGAGCTGTTTGTCAGTGCCAGCATCTTCAGTGTCCCGGTGCTTTCAAGCTTACTTATTGTATAGATTTGAGACCTGGGTTCAATCGCAATACCCTCATTTCACCCTTTTGAAGAAATGACAAAGTGGTAGGGCAAAGGGAGAGAACTGAGATTGGGTTTTCGACTCCAATGGTGACAAATGGGTGTCTTTTGGTACCATTGTAATGATTGTGAGTGGTTACTTAGGAAGACATGCTCAAGTCTTTCTCTTGAGTACCTAATCCTCTCTGCTCGTCTAAACGACTAACCATCTGAAACGGCATCCATGCTCATCAACTAGGCAAACTTTGACGTTGACTTCAAAAACACAAGTTCTTCCCTCTGATCTTGATGTTGGCACTGAATAGTTACTTATCATTATATTCAGTTTGTATATACAAGTGTATTTTAATGTGAGTGAACAAATTGGGTATCATACAAATGCCTTATATATTTCCTTGTTTCTGTGTCCTGCTTGCAAATATGGCAGCTAAAGTTGGAGAACTGGAAGACACCATCCGGGAAGCCTATCATCACAGCAAGGATAACCGCAAGGAGATTGGAAGACTGGAAGGTAtcagcacttctttgtcctttgaccttttTCTAGCACTTGGTATTCTGTTGATGTCTCTCTAAAGCTACTGATGTTttatggcaggggtggccaagttcggtcctcgagagccacattcctgacactcttaagttgtctccctgctccaacacacctgaatccaatgaaagacttgttagcagacttttaatgagcctttcattggattcaggtgtgttggagcagggagacaactgatagtgtcaggaaggtggctctcgaggaccgaacttggccacccctgctttatgGCATTGTTTAAGTTTTTAAAACGAGGCTATACATTGCATCCGCAAAGTATTCATAATGCTACACCTTGTccacatttatgttacagccttatttcaatatgaagtaaattaattttttccctcaaaattctactcacaacaccccataatgacaatgtgaaaaaagttgagatttttgcaaatttcttaaaaattaaaaaactaagaaagtaTTAGTCAGTACCTACTCAGCTTCACTTCAAAGTGAAGTACTTTGAGCTTTGTAATGTATTTTTTGAAAAGAGACGGGCATCTAGTGGTCTCAGAAAAATACTAAATGCTTCATGAAGCCTCACATGATCATTTCCTACAATTATTCTTTAACTTAGCAACCCTCTTTAACAATAATTAATTATGTTGTGGATGAATTCAGCACTGACAATCTTATTTTTTTCTACACAGGTTGCCAAAAAGGACTGAGGGTTGGATATAAATGTTATCTGGTGTATAACAGCTACAAAGACTATGCTGGAGCATCTAGAAAGTGTCTGGAAAGAGGCGGCCGCATGGCGATGCCCCGCGATCGCAAAGAGCAGGAGGCTTTGGCACATTATGTCAAGTCATTCTTCCATCCAGGAAACTGGCCGGTCTGGCTGGGCATTAACGACCTGCGCTCTGAGGGCTTGTACCTCTTCGATGATGGGACGCAAGTGACGTACTTCCAGTGGCGCAAGCACTTCCTGTCCAGCCAACCGGATGGGGGGAAGAGGGAAAACTGTGTAGCGATGTCATCCGACGACGGCGACTGGTGGGACCAGTACTGTGATCGGAACATGAACTATCTGTGCGAGTTTGATGACAGGGTGGCACTTTAGAATCAGCACTTTTTACAAGATTTTTCTCTGTAATAATGTTAGCGTTCATGAATTACTGTTGATACAAACATGTTGCGCTTTCGAATAACTTATTCCCTTGCAAAGGATCCTTATTATACACCTTTTTAATTAAGCTCACATGGGGacgtatataaaaatatataaaatttagCCCAAAGAAATATTATCGACACTGAGGCGACATCCTAAAACAGAACAATTTCAGGTTTTTTAGAAATTTGCACAATATGATTAAGAGAAAATGCGACTGATATATGTTTCAGAAATATATTATCTGCATTAAtgttatttatgtagcgccaaactcCAGAAAATATCTCAAGACACTCTACATGTACAGCAGCTCTAGACTGCTGTCTGTACGATCTAATTTATAGAGAAGCAATATTCCACCAAAAGCAAACACAAGGTGATAGTGGCAAGGAAAATCACTTTTATGTAAcaggtagaaacctcaagcagaaacaGACCGTTGGAAGGGGCCATCTGCCACAATCATAGTACAGGTAAACCCCATTAACTCacgcaagttggggtccacaaaattggaccacgagttatctgaaacctagagtatacatttattgttattatacCCTAAATTTTAGCATATTGTAGCGTGAAAAGTAGAGAGCTGATTTGTTTGCAATTGATACCAAAAGAAAGAGGCATTCAAGTACTGCAAAAAACGAGCAGATACCGAAACCTTCAATCACACTTTTATACCAAAATTGTGCATCAAATTCTTTATGATTTTCTTCCGTACAAAGGTTTTGCATGTAATACCGCGAAAACCACAAAACCAATTTTCACTAAACTTTGTGAACATATAACCTTAGTAAAGGCACAGCTCTGATAGGAGTTTCATTTTGAAAGTACCCATAATACACCAGTTAACGCTTTTATACACCTTAAGTACTGGTCAGAATTGCACAAAAGTGCTTGTAAACTTTATACAGGTAAAGGTAAGCATGTGTGTTAGTATAAGTAGTCAGACATAATCTACCCTTCTATGAGTATTTCACAATGTCCTCAAATTCATGTTTTTGAGCGTACGTTTGTTTACAGTGGTTGTGTCTGCACGAAAGTAGTACCAAAATGTTTTTGTCAGGGTTCACCAGGTATTTACGAATAAAGTGCTTGTCCATAATACAACTTTCCTACTCAAAAGAGAgcttttttatttacttattttttgctcattttggaatTTAGCATGCCACTCATAGTTAAACTACCattttacataaaataattattactaACAACTAGTGTCTGAGCCAAAAAATATATGAAATATAAATATTTCTATAATGTCCCCATGTGGTAATTGAGTAAATGGCTGTCTGTATGATATTTACAGATTATGGTTACAAgttttttatacattttaacaaTATTCTTAATGTTCCCATGTACAGAATTAAtatgttcttggcttgctgtccttGTATATAGGGGTTGGGTTTGATTTCTGAGGAGTAATAATGACTACAATATGTCTGAAGACAAAGTGGTCACTAAACTCCAAACAATCATGTAGAGAAATTGGCATAATATTATTTTCCCAATGAAATGCACTCACTGTCCAGATGATTAACCAGAGCATATTGATGAAAGAAATCTCTGCAACCAGCGGGTCTAGAGAGATAACTGTATAAATCAGCAAATCGTTTGTAATTATTTGTAAGCATACGATATGAGTTATGATACAGTCCTAAaaatgtcatgaaatgacatcatAATTGTCAGACAGTTTTTCTAGGATATCTCCTAAACCAGTAGGGGTAATCTAAAGCTGATACTGCTGTCATGATGGTATCTCTAAAACACCATGAAATGATGTTGCATGTATCTCCACAACCAATAGCGCTAGAGATGATCTAAAACATGCAGATGGGTGTGATGctttaaaaaattataaaaataattgATCCACATATTGTTTTGGTAAATGTTTTACCCTGAATGCCTTCGTGATGCAACTACAGATCTACATGAAGAAATAGCCTACGGTATTCTGCATGAAGGATATGCAAACTCCTTGTAGAAAGGAAGTAGAAACTTGGCTTGAACTCAAGGTGAACTCCCC
The sequence above is drawn from the Thalassophryne amazonica chromosome 21, fThaAma1.1, whole genome shotgun sequence genome and encodes:
- the clec11a gene encoding C-type lectin domain family 11 member A; the encoded protein is MGPAVTSLTVLCLCSLGVNVLPAPTEESLPEVKKTRGDVPDILPEPEPEPTNALSDFENSYNYVLSRLAGMDQAIHKLNVGHYTLDVKVSQLLDSLSRMDAKVGELEDTIREAYHHSKDNRKEIGRLEGCQKGLRVGYKCYLVYNSYKDYAGASRKCLERGGRMAMPRDRKEQEALAHYVKSFFHPGNWPVWLGINDLRSEGLYLFDDGTQVTYFQWRKHFLSSQPDGGKRENCVAMSSDDGDWWDQYCDRNMNYLCEFDDRVAL